Part of the Hevea brasiliensis isolate MT/VB/25A 57/8 chromosome 16, ASM3005281v1, whole genome shotgun sequence genome is shown below.
ATGGTACAACGAATTATAGAGTGAAACTAGAGCCTGAAACTTATGATGCCATACGGGCACTTTAGCAAAGAAAGAGACGCATATGTAAAGAGATGCTGTTGGAAATGAGGAGCGGCAACTCAGATGGCAATGTAGATGCGGAGCCATAGGTGAGGTGGGCCATTTATACTACAAAATGAGAAGCACGCCAGCACCATAGTCCGTATGTTGGTGCTCGCTGCCAAAATGGCCAGCAAAGTTCGGCTACTTGCAGTTCCACTACGGCTGTCTTGCACATGAAATAGTGACTCTTTTCAGTCTCATCGCATGGAGGAGTAACTAGTAAGCATGCAGAAATAGCTAGAGTcctgacacacacacacacacacacacacacacacacacacaaaacctAAGTGAACTCCTTGTATGATTTGCAACTAAGGCAGTCTTGTCCAATCCAAGTTCCGTCCTGGAAATTGACAAAACCAAAAACCTGACAAGCCAAGTGCACAGATATTGAAGAGAAAAAGCACCGACCAACCATCCATTCTGTACCGGCATAACCCCAATCCTGCCTTTTCTTTTTAGCAATAATAAAACTGTGGATGAATGCATGTCACCCACTGAGAAGAGTTGTCAGGACCCATCAACGAGGAATCTTTGTATATTGGTTTGGAAGCATCAATTCTTGCAGAAAAAAGTTATGATAAATGAAAGAATTATTTTGATTTCTGATGATCAATCGGCTTTATAAAATGGCTTCGACATGTAGCGCAAGCTTTAGTTAGCTTATTGAGTTTTAGTGAAGTGGATTCAATTGAATGAGAAATGGAGCCTGAGATGTGGACAGGGACCGAATCCTCCCAAGAAATTATGCCATATGGCATGCAATTAAGCCGTTATAAAGTGAAAGAATCTTCATGCCGATTCAGTTGTATATCACTGAAAGATATCCTATCGTTTTCTAAACAGTTCTTAAATCTAGCAATACATATTAAATATATGTAGTGGTGATATGCAGATATCACTTGTGTTTTGCAATCGCAATAACATATTTTAGGGACCATTTTTGTATTGCATATGATAAGTTTAAAACAACTGTGAATTCATATCAATATTTGATATGAAATGACAAAATAATAATAGAGTAATAATTAAGTatgaaataataattattatttaaaaaaatatttttaacatagatagaattaaattttatgagatttattataatttaatttttattttataattgacTTATCATTTCATGTAGGTCATTCTATATGAAATCACTCttgtataatataatttttcataatttgccACTGCTTTTTCAAATACCAAGGAAGAAAACACTAagtctgtaacaccccaaaaattttaaatttattattttatgagtaatattgatattttaattatttaaaatttaagaaaattatttgagatttttcggattttaaaaatcggattcgattttctgaaaatataaattttgataatttttaaaaattaatttaaagaccacgtggtaaaactaaaaatatatttggagtctacgaatttttttgagttttctggaatttttttcgaaatttttggacctcgttttcgatcacaaggaagagtaaaaattcaaaattttgtatcctgaatcgaaccagcCGAGTCGAATCGGGCTagccccttcttcttcttctctttttctcccgcgcgcgtttcctcctccctctctttctctcccattttctctctcctccctcctccactTGTCGCGGCGCCACCTCCCTTGCCATCCCAGCCCGCTGGCGCCCATCTCCAGCCGTCCCAGCCCACCGGAAGCCTCCTGGAACGCCGAAAAAAGGCTCCCGAAGCGACGCGACGCGCAAGCGCACTGCTTCATCTTCCCTATCGAAATCCGacggatccggccaccaatcggaccgggtcttatgtctaaactcatctattcgtcgagagctttccatagacaccaagaacaccgaaatccattgagtggtttgtccaatttttgcccgggaagttttagcccattttgatttttgggctagatttctcataaaccgtaaaccccacgagaaaacaccagagcgctccactcgtcgagagcttcgcgaggatataaatttcaaaattttctgacaccgtttttcggtgggtcccacggaacttcgcagtgtttttccgagtattaaatgagcttagaaaattccgtaaaaattttatactaacccccgtgttgtgggcttcgtgtaggtatcctcaattcacggaaattcaacAATTgtctgggtctgtgaatttccggccagacagacccgctacaggaaaagtctccgaattggatcgaggttttagttaccccaccattgttagacatcccgagcgcgttcccaaagtcggaatcggcaaaggtaaacccgaaccttattttttcgtaatttttctagtgcttaaataggattaaaaattcataaatattcatggtagctcagaaaattatgattctttttgcaatagcctagtaatattgctaatgaccgcggggcaaatttttagaatttttagagcttatttgggtagcttttgcaaaaatgatcaattataaggactaaattgaaattttacatattgtgatgaatgactgatttgatgggcccaggaggggctgtgtgatgtgattgagttgtggatatatggattgtgaatatagaagtgtgttttgagcccttttgcaggttgggtaggttctaggtataggcgagactctgctggattttcggcacgacttaggacgtatttggtattttcatgatttgtattgagtcaattgtgttaaataattgtaatgtaattgtcaggtgagctgggacagccttcttcctccgcccagccgccacagtgatcgcTGTCAAGTctttgagtaaaatattaattttaattgtaatttcgatattattatatgttcaagcatacccatgcatcacttatatgtatataattatttagttaaactctatgcacgttttatgttgcattcacaactgttaaagtgccatggatgttgttgtggtaatttggagcagtgtgcgtgcgttggcgtgcgtgtgatgtggtgtggactatggataggacgagtagacacggcttgagatcttcgctgggacccggtccttcggggtagacacggcttgagttcttcgctaggaccccgatttggttattaagtggaagtccgagctgagttcttcgctggcacaggttggatttaagagggttgtataggggatcagctcccatatattatgattgatattactgggtgcgtgagtgctccaaattacctttttgctgttatgatgtgaatttattgttgatattgcatttcactttacaggatgcattagctttagatagttatagaaattatggttaaaattgatattttactttctgagtcgaacgctcactcctgttcaatatttttccaggccacaggaggatatttttgaggttaacttgcttttctcccttgcaggtcatctatttatgtctgtgtaattttataaacttctaaaatttccgcatgtattagaaatattcatttgtattgggtctgtaatataaattgttattttggacctgtaaacttattattctatgcatgttgatggattggatgagggagcagagctcccaattattttatgttgttatgagtatgtggagggtgagctgagctccccaattgataaatattgtgtttacaagtcgggtgagtcaaaaactccccgttaaaaggtccattttatggtcggactctgtccgattaaattcttgaaattgggtccaaatggaccttagagttgggttaatgaatagttaggcttactacaggtctcgggggctttaggctggcttaggtcctagtgccggtccggcccataggttgggttgtgacaaagTCAATggatgatgtggtgttggctttATTGATAGTGGAATGAAAAATCTTGAAAAGGGTTatgaattttttattaaattgattcattaattatgaaaataaatttttgaaACTCTTAATAATGTTTTAACTTAATTGATTCatgttattaataatataatgtaTTTTTGTTGGTGAATTGTTTGGTTACAAGCATTAAGGTGTCTACTACAAAAAAAAAGTATTAAGGTGTCATACTCGAGTTTTGATTGTGGTGTTATActctaaatttaatttaattatgggtCTATTcagaataaaaattaatttaatttaaatttaaagttaaATTGAAAAAAATCAGTTTAGTTaataaattttgttatttttttaaaaaataattataaataatttaattaaaataaaaataaatttgtaattaaaaaaaaacctttttaaacCGAAATCGGATAACTATGCCTATCTACTAAGAAATTTTAGATTATCATCATAATTTCATGTCAAAAATATAAATATGCAGTAATTAGACATGTGTAAATatgattattatataaaaaaaaaatattacaaggctattttatatatatatatatatattattgaattatcatgtgagttattttatataaaatttttttattattatataatttatcctaaattatattttatataattaatgcaGCGCATGTGCAGCGGTCTATGGGTCATTCGGGGGCGTGAGTTGAAATCCCATTTATGACAAATCTATTTTTGTGAATTAATCTGGGCCAGATACGAGACGGCCCATTTTTATTTCCTCGATTGTTCCAGATTCTCAACCCACAACTTTAGGAGGAATTTTACAATACACCTAGCCTACTGTACACATATTATGTCTCACAATCCGTGAGACACTATCTGTGTAATGAGGATTAATATACTCAACACTAAATTTACATGCTCGGCATGTGAATGTGTAtgactataaataatttttaatttatatatttaaaaaaataaaaataataaaaataataaaaaatttaagaataattAGATCAAAATATAATACTTGCTAAAAAAAGAATTTAGTGTGTGTCAAATAATAGAAAGTACTAACTATTTAACTATAGAAATAGAGAAATTCATATTAAAATTAACTAGGCCATTAATGActgttaattaaaaaaatgttattttttaattaaaaacattttaactttactatttaaaatattaaaactttaaaaCGATAAGCATAAATTTTAGGTAAATAAGTTGACTGTTAATATTAAATCAATGACCTTAAtaactataaattttttttatttatttttttatgaccacataataataaatataaatgtgtttaaaatatttaaattaaaaattaaaaatataataatgaatgataattatatttaataattaatatttttttattatttaaatttaaaaaattaaaataattaataattatatttaaaaaaattaaattatataataattatatatttcaatcGTTTAGAAATTataacaaaaatttaataaattaataatcataTTTGATAATTAATACTTTttgattatttaaatttaaaagatcaaattaattaaaaattatatttaaaaaaaaaacaaattctataataattatatatcataattatttaagaaatataaaaaaaatttataaattcaattaaaaattattacttgaatagttttaaaATTCTATGCGACAGTATCAAAATAAAAtctgcctatatatatatatatatatatatatatatatatatatatatatatatatattagttaagaTTTAAAGACTGAGGAGAGAGCTATATAAAGAAAAAATTATGCCATAAAATTAATGTATGCACAACAAATTTATTATAACACAAAATAGAGCCCTTTTCTTTTCTAGATTCTTGTAGAATGATTATAAATATATTACAGGAAAAATAGAGTACTCATTTAGTGAGTTCAGAGTTGTACAATGTTGACAAGCAAGCCTCTGCGGGCCAAAGGGTCCTTGTTCCCCTTTGTCTCTGGTATAATTACAGACACGAAAGATGTACTGGACTAATTCTTTTAAGTGGGCAAATTATAGATTGGCCTATCAATCTCTGTCAATACTATTTGCATTCTGTTCGCTGGACCTACAAAGCATTCTGAAGATGAGTGTCAATCAACAATTCAACATTGCAAAGCAGTAAGCCTTATCAGGGCGCTGACGTTCAACATCTTTGAAAAGAGCATAGCCCACAATATTAGTCCACATATACACGTCTGAGATAGGATCGACCGATTCATCATCTATATGTGAAATACAAGGCTAATAAGTTATCTCATTAAATCTAAGAACACAAAGCCATTCCAGAGGCTATGCAAAAGCATAGACGGCATTAAATTCCTTGACCTTGTAAAAATAACACCCATCACCAGCCCGAGAAAAATAAGTGGAAGCATTCTCTGTACATTGAAATGTGCTAGAGCAAAGGCAACTGAACTCACCAGGATTGCACACCACACAGGCATGTACCTGGTtaaggaaggtagaaggaaacCCCGGAAGACGATCTCCTCCCACATAGGGGCACAAACTGAAACTACTATCACATACAGTGCCATTGCCACTGGATCTCTTGCTGCAATAGACTGCTCGACACTTGAGAAAGTAACAGGCGTAGAAGGCAGAATGGGCAATAGGCTAAGGTTGAACTGTGAAAGCCGGTTGACCAAGGGAAACATGAAGCATCCAAGAGCAACATCAAATAGCCAGTTACCTTTCAGGCTAAACCTAAACCAATCAGATGGAAGGGGATGAAACCGAGACAAGCAGCGATGGAGGATTGCAATTCCAGCAATGCCTTCAGTTACATCAGTCACAAGGCTGAACAAGGCCTGTCCTCTAAATGTAAGAGATTCCTTGCTGACACCTGCCATGTGGGCCGCAAAAGGAATCACCCAGGAACCTATAAACCAGAATGAGACAACCCAGAGAAGCATCACCTGCAGCACCATATATAGTTTGGTTGCTGGCTTTGTATCCAATCATTAAATAGAACAATTCAACTTACAGAGCAAGTGGGACCACTCATGCTCAAATTGACTAGTCTACAAAAAAGGAGTAAATATTGGTTTTCACAGAAAGTTCATTTGTACAGGTTCAATTAAGTTATTTCATTTCCAACAAAAAAAATCAGAATCTTAGTTAACTTTGAATGGTCAATGAAAATTATTTAGATAGcaataagcaaataattattgaaaaaaaaaatccatgagAATACAAAGATTACTATCTAGTTCTTATTTACCACATTTCCTAACATATAGTAACCATGTGGACAAAGCTTACCTGCATTATGGTCTCCGCTGTCCAGGGTACAGTCCATCGGCTCCCCATTGCCCGGAACACAACATCTGCAGCCTGAAACATAGCAAACTAAACTATGAGATGCCCAAAAGAGTCACCTACAAAGCAAATGCCAACTTGCCAAGGAAAATCCATTAAACAACAGATAGCATGGCATAAAGTTCTTCAACAAAGTTAGGAAATATTAATCAACTAGTTTAAATCTAATTAATCATCACAGTGGAAAAACCAATAGTTCCTAGCAACATGTTGAAAAATTAAACTTGTAACAAGCAGAAGCAGAAGCAGTACATCTGAATTCTGCAGGACATCATACAGTATTTATGAATTCTCTGGAACACTCCACATTAGCTCCACACACTTTGCATGTCCAAAGAAGGAAGTTGTGATCTTCAGTGGTCTTAAACCATGTTAAGTATTAAATTTCATCCTATAACTCCACAAGGTAAAGCTTCCAAGTTCCAACACCTTCATTTGAATACCAGGACAAAGCACTCAACGTACAAGAAAAAGGATTAAAATTGACCAAGTTACGACCTTAAACCTAACATCATTCAAAAGTTTATTCTCTACTTGGAGAATATCTTCACATGGAATTGGAATTGCAGTTATTGGTTAACTTGATAATAAGTTTCTGCAGCTCCAAAACAAGTTATACCACAAAATTGAACCCAAAGGAGAAACATACCTCTTGAAGATTTGATATCCAATCCTTTTTAACATCAGTTGGATTACTGAGTTCGGGCTTCTTCACCAGTTTCTCAGGCAGACAGTGTTCAACACCATCAGACTTGGGATTTACGGGAGAAAAATCCTCATGTCTAAAACATGAAATTTTCCATTTCTGCAAAATAATCAAGTGAACAATTAAAAACCAAATACTAAACAAATTACTAGTTTACTTATATCAATCACACAGATGATCAAACAAATCAATAATAATCTTAAATTTGCTAAAGTATCAGGCTTCTGACAAAAAAGTGAGAATGTAATGGGAAATCATCCGCATCAACTGCTTCAAGATTAGCTCGGTTGGAGGCAGTTGAAAAGCTTCTAATTTCTGAGGTTCTAATATTCCTTACATTTTCCGAGCAACCAAAGTAGACTTAAATTTCTATTGTATTGAAAAGGAAGGGAAAAACTGCAATTGAAGTGATACTTACATTTTTCGATAATTTGGAACGCGATTCGAAGATCTGAGCATACGGGGTCGAAAGAGGAAAATTCCCAGGTCTGTTAATAACCCTGAGTCTAGAAATGGAGGAGAGAAGAATTGGGCATCGCTGGTATAGAGATTGAGAGCAAGAAGAGCTCAACATTAGGACCTATTAGAGGCCGTAATTATTTGCATCCCATGAACTCTTGATTTATTTACTCTCGGATTGGATTGCAAAAACCCTAACCAAGAGAGAGATAGAGATTTGGGTATGGTTTGGCAGTTGGGAGGAGGCAATACTGGATGTGAGATGAGCAACTAGGAAATAGATTCGTTTTAACCTGTAGGAGAGGGAATTTGAAATGCGGTTGTTAATTAACTTTCTGGTGCTTGGACACGCGGAATTCGCACCCTTCTCTTCCAACGATATTTCGGAAACTGGAATATTCGGGTTAGGATGTGGTGTGCtgctattatttttaatttttaaatatatattagttaaaaattattatatttttataatattacaaatttaattttatataaaaatgaatttagcaatttttaaattaaatatttatgctaaaatttgtatatttattttttttaattgcttttaaatataaatatttaatttaaaaattattaaatttaattttatataatattaaattatattaaatatatcttTCATATTAATCAAAACaactaaaaatttttcaaaaaacgtGTTCCACGCGAATTAAAGACTTATAGCCCAGTGAAAGTGATTATATAATAGTTTTCCCCTGCTCGTCTCACCTAACATCTATGTtt
Proteins encoded:
- the LOC110664121 gene encoding uncharacterized protein LOC110664121, translated to MLSSSCSQSLYQRCPILLSSISRLRVINRPGNFPLSTPYAQIFESRSKLSKNKWKISCFRHEDFSPVNPKSDGVEHCLPEKLVKKPELSNPTDVKKDWISNLQEAADVVFRAMGSRWTVPWTAETIMQVMLLWVVSFWFIGSWVIPFAAHMAGVSKESLTFRGQALFSLVTDVTEGIAGIAILHRCLSRFHPLPSDWFRFSLKGNWLFDVALGCFMFPLVNRLSQFNLSLLPILPSTPVTFSSVEQSIAARDPVAMALYVIVVSVCAPMWEEIVFRGFLLPSLTRYMPVWCAILVSSVAFALAHFNVQRMLPLIFLGLVMGVIFTRSRNLMPSMLLHSLWNGFVFLDLMR